CTGCTGCACCATTCTAACTGCTCGGGCGGCTATTAACAACTCTAAATCTTCCTACTTTAAAGTTACTATAGTAAGTCGGCTAGTTTCGTCCATCTTCATGTCCCGAATGCAGGTGAAGTTCTCATAGACCGCGCCAAATATGATTCTATCCGAAAGCGGAGAAGATGACTGACTGGGAAGGTGACTATTCAATAAAAAGTGGCTACGACGGTCATGCGTATCAAAAGGAGCTTTAGTGACTAGGCCAGGAAAAGAGTCTTTGGTATAggccctccaacactcaagtcaatGATTGAGTCGAATAGATGAAAAGTAGGATGAACATTAGTTATCAGTGTAAAATTGCATAGCAACGCATACCTCCATATGTATATGGAGATCCCTTTTTATAATATTACTGTTTATCTGTACACGAATCTCAAAGCATGTCCAAAAAAGGATAAACCATAAAGAACTATGACACTTTTTCCAAAATGGATCCACAATCTTTGTATTTGACAGAGAAGAAACTTCTAATGTACAACTTGTATGTTGAATATTCTCTATCTTCCATGACACAAAGCGCCAAAAAAGAATATAAAGTCATTGGATTGAGCGCCCACAATATGCTTATATGGTCAGCCGACCGAGTTTCTCCTGTGACTCGATCAACAATCGCTCATAACGACCAACCGATCGGACTCATAGAATATTGTCAGGAATTCATCCTTCACTCAATTTATTTATATAACCAAAGGATTCAATTGGATCAGACGTTCATTCTATCCaaataaattataatttcaatCAGTTCAACTATTTGACCCAGCTAATTAATCATATTATCTTTAAGTAACAAATAAATCTTGGTTAAAAAATAACTCGTCTTAagttatttattaatatttaaaaatatcgtATTGACCGATTCAATAGTCCAATCAAATAATTTACTTTAATAGACTCAACAACCGACTGTCCCAATGGTTCAATCAAATAATCTTTCGGTTATGATGGTTAACTGTACTGACTTTAAAGACTCTTTCTTAATTTTAACTATCGCATTAGACCCCAGTCGAAAGCTCCCCATCATCCGCAAGGCCTGCAGATATTTCGTCTCAAGTCAAATAAATGGCCGGCAGAGCAGAACCAATTGCATAAATATTAGTAATTTTATTCGACAAATGACTACACAGAACGTCTCACGTGCTTGTCCGATGCGACAGCTGGCACAAGACATGGGACACAGTGACTCAGAAGATAGAGCACGGGTCGACTTCCTACATGGTAACCGATTTGATAAACTCGTCCAACGCACACAGCGATGGCCCCACACCATCGGCGCCGCCGGCATTTGCCTCCGCCACGGCGGCCGCAAGCCCCGCCGCGATCTCACTCGCCCTCCGCCTCACCTCCTTCCCCCTCTCCCCATCCCCCATCACTTCCGCCACCGCCTCCAAAGCCTTCGCTCCCACCGAAGCCTCCGCCCCTGCCCCTAGGACCTCCACCACCAGTTTCGCATTGCAGAACTGCTCCGCTCCCAACGGCCGGATCACCACCGGCACCCCAAAGCGGAGGCTCTCCAGCACCGAGTTCCACCCGCCGTGGCTCATAAACGCCCCCACCGCCTCGTGCGCCAGGATCTCTGCCTGCGGGACCCAACCCCTCGCCACCAAACCGCCGCCTGCCGTCGTCGCCTCCGGAGGCGGCGCTTGGTCCGCCGCCGGGGCGGCCCACAGGAACGGCCTACTCTGCTTTTCCAGCGCCGCCAGAAGCTCCACCATCTCCTCCGGCGGCATCCTATTCTGCGATCCGAATGAAACATACACAACCGATTTCGGCGCGCGTTCGTCCAACCAAGCGAGGCACTCCGCGGCGAGTCCGCCGTAGTCGTCCGTGGCTGCTCTCCGAGCGCCGACAGAGGCGGCGGCGAACAAGGGACCCACCGCGTACACCGGTTGATTCATCGACCTCGCCCACTGCTCGAGGTACGGCTTCTCGATGATCTCGGCGGTGTTCCACAGTGTAGCTCGGGAGCGGTGGCAGAACTCCGCCTGGCGCCGCACGAACTGGGAGGCCGGGTGATCGGTCGACGTGACGGAGCGCATATTGGGAGACAATTGACGGCGGCGCACTGTGACGCCGGGGAGGCCGGGGACGGCTATCTCGTCGTCATCACCTTCGCGGCCGTCGGCGTGCGGAAGATTAATCCATATGGAGTTGTACATGGACATGGCGAAGGGGCCGGAGGTGTACAAGGTGGCTTGGAAGACACCGAGCTCCTCGGCGATCGGAACGGTCCAGGCGAGGAACATGTCGGCGATAAGGCATAGCAGGGGAGGGGATGCTTCGTCTTCGTCGTCAAGGAGATCCATTAGGAGGGCGCGGAAGGAGGGGGGGAGGGAGGCCTCGGCGGCGTGGTAGATGCGGGAGACAAGGTGAGGAGGGAGGGCGAAGGTGGAGTCAGCGTCGGGAGGGAGGCCATGGTCGGACGGGCAGAAGGGGAGGACGGCGAAGCGGAGGGAAGGGGGGTGGGGGAGGCGTCGAAAGAGGGGGAGGTTGCCGGAGGTGGTGAGGAGGGTGAGGCAGAGGGAGGGATACCGAGCGGAGAGGAGATGGGCAAGGTCAAGGAAGGGGTTGATGTGGCCGCGCGCCATGAACGGAAACAACACCACGACGCCGCCGCCGGTGAGCCATCTCATCCTCTGCTCTGCCGCCAGATTGAGAATTCACAGAGAACTCTAGATATGGAATCCTGAACCCGTTCGCAGACAAATTAAACCTCTACCTGATCCTGATCTTCCCCGATCGACAAACCCTAAATCCAATTGCAGCTTCGCAAATCTTCCATGGATTTCTCGACCGATCGGTCTGTGCGAAGAGATCGTTCGAGGAATGGTTAAATTTGTGTGAAGAAAAAGCTATAAACTAAGTTATAGTTGTTCTAAAGAATTTTGGTTGAATTGTTTTATCAAAGTTATTTTGAGTTTCCGAAAATTACTAAAGTGGGTAATTAAAGTTATcaataagtattttttttaattatcaaattacatatctaattttatttgttattgattaaaaaatttattttattttttaaaatttattactcTGGCTATGAATATGCTATTTAAGGATAAAAATATAATCATgagaactaaataaataaataaaatttgattttatgtcATTCTAATCTCTCTAAGTCTATCGATTGGTTTCGGTCAAAATTAATTAATGGATCTAGAGAATTAAGAATGATATGGAATCAAATCTTATGTGTTCGTCAAAAATATTGATGTCTTTCGTATAGTTCAATATAGTGGATATAATTAGACAAACTAATTAAACATGCCGAATTTAGAttcatgtcattccgagatcACTAAATCcttaagtcaatttttaattaaaatcgaCTTATAGACATAGAGAGCTCGGAATAATATGAAATTATGTtttatgtgttcatctagttcttctgattataGTTATacctttaattattattttcatacatcatattaagaataataatcttttaaacataaattagatttttttaattgattgctACAATATCTGAATACAAATAATACTATCAGTTGTTATTATTGTGTAGCTCACAAAACTTTAGTATCAAAATGCTAAGATTCTCAGAactattataaaagagaaatgaTAAGCAGCTCGAAACTGCATCTCGAATTTGCTTCCCGAATGATGTGGCTTCCTGCGTGGACAGTTCCACGTCAAAACCAACAATTTGGTTTTTTTCTCTCCGCGCTCGTTTCTCGCCGCAACAAAAACCTTCGTGCCCTAAAACACACAAACGTCGCGTTTTCTCTCCGCCTCTTGCCCTAACGTTTTCTCTCCGCCTCCTTACCCTCGCTCTTTCCCCTTTGCCTCTTGCTGTCGCGTTTTCCCTCCGCCTCCTTCTCTCGGTGCTTGGCGGACTTGGATCCTTCCTTTCTCTCAACCTCTCCCCTGCCCTAAATCTCTCCGCTCTCTGCTCTCGGCGCTCGGCGGACTTGGACCCTTCCTTTCTCTCAGCCTCTCCTCTGCCCTAAATCTACCCTGAATCCAGGTATGAAGTGTTTTCCTTAGCTGATTGTTGTCCAAATCGACTTTCTGCTATTCGGATCTTAACGTTGCTCGGTTTCCTGCTATTTAGCTGCTCGGCTCTccctgtgtttttttttgttgttgttgttgttttatgtCATTGCAGAGCTGTGCTGACATTAGGGATTGTTCTGTAGATCAAAATAGGGTCAATCAAAATTCATTGTATGGAGATTCGGTTGCTATTTGCAATTTGGGTTTTGGTTTTTGTTTTAGAGTTTTATGTGTTTGGtttagtaaatttttaaaataaaacatgatagAGGCCAGTACTATGCTGACAAACATCTCTTATAACTTTAGTGTTTAGATGtatgttcttctttcttttctggaATTCCTTACTTTTCATTTGGATACTTGACTTTTTggatttgttttctattttttaaacaaataaatgtagTTGAATACTTACCTGCCTTCCATTTTTGAATAAATGTAGGTGAAAAATAATCATGGAACAAGGAAAAAGTGATTCAAATGAGGTAAACGATAACAACGACCATGTGAGCATAGACCTATCTCCAACTAGTTTAAATGAAGTCATGATTCCTAAGATTGGAATGACTTTTATATCTGAAGATGAAGTTCGTAATTTTTATAAATCCTATACTCAGAATGTTGGTTTTGGTATTTCTAAATTAGGTGGTAAAAAGGGAGATGATGCaaagcaaaaatatttttgttttggaTGTGCCAAAAGTGGTAAAACAGTATCTAATGCCAAAAATGCTTTGTACCCTAGACCTTCTACTAAGACAAATTACAAAGCTAAGATTAATGTTGTTATTCGGAATGATGATAACTTTGTGATAAGTAGTGTATCTCTTGAACATAATCATGTCTTGAGCCCGGGAAAATCATgacattttagatgtaataaaTTATTGGATTCAACTACAAAGAGGAAACTTGAATTAAATGATCAAGCAGGAATTACTTTAAGTAAAAGTTTTCATTCATTGGTAGTTGAGGCTGGAGGCTATGAGAATTTGACatttgatgagagaa
This region of Zingiber officinale cultivar Zhangliang chromosome 9A, Zo_v1.1, whole genome shotgun sequence genomic DNA includes:
- the LOC122021804 gene encoding UDP-glycosyltransferase 92A1-like, producing MRWLTGGGVVVLFPFMARGHINPFLDLAHLLSARYPSLCLTLLTTSGNLPLFRRLPHPPSLRFAVLPFCPSDHGLPPDADSTFALPPHLVSRIYHAAEASLPPSFRALLMDLLDDEDEASPPLLCLIADMFLAWTVPIAEELGVFQATLYTSGPFAMSMYNSIWINLPHADGREGDDDEIAVPGLPGVTVRRRQLSPNMRSVTSTDHPASQFVRRQAEFCHRSRATLWNTAEIIEKPYLEQWARSMNQPVYAVGPLFAAASVGARRAATDDYGGLAAECLAWLDERAPKSVVYVSFGSQNRMPPEEMVELLAALEKQSRPFLWAAPAADQAPPPEATTAGGGLVARGWVPQAEILAHEAVGAFMSHGGWNSVLESLRFGVPVVIRPLGAEQFCNAKLVVEVLGAGAEASVGAKALEAVAEVMGDGERGKEVRRRASEIAAGLAAAVAEANAGGADGVGPSLCALDEFIKSVTM